The following coding sequences are from one Aethina tumida isolate Nest 87 chromosome 2, icAetTumi1.1, whole genome shotgun sequence window:
- the LOC109606257 gene encoding proteasome activator complex subunit 3: MSDEKTVVCATSPQTQADNILKYTEHRDKLLQKAENLVLNEFPTTIQQLNSTLLALNLQVKTASDICQPLNLPAIEEDQQDDKSSGECKTKRTPLKVNLPCNRNVEELIQTIKPHVIKLIYDSNLMAIWINLMIPRIEDGNNFGVEIQENVLSDVISVHDDACGYYSRFSRYYSGRAKLVSKVIKYPAIIDYRKSIDEMDEKEYFQLSLILEKIRNKYTFLHDLIRKNLDKLKKPRTSNDNQFLY; encoded by the exons ATGAGTGACGAAAAGACTGTCGTTTGTGCCACAAGCCCCCAAACACAAGCAGACAACATATTAAAG TATACTGAACACCGAGACAAGCTGCTCCAAAAGGCCGAAAACTTGGTCTTGAACGAGTTCCCCACAACAATACAGCAGCTGAACTCAACCTTGTTGGCGTTGAACCTCCAAGTCAAGACCGCCAGTGACATATGTCAACCCTTGAACCTCCCCGCCATAGAGGAAGACCAACAGGACGACAAGAGCTCCGGTGAATGCAAGACCAAAAGGACGCCCCTTAAAGTAAACCTGCCCTGCAACAGGAACGTGGAGGAACTAATTCAGACCATCAAGCCCCACGTCATCAAACTAATTTACGACTCCAATTTG aTGGCCATTTGGATCAACTTGATGATTCCCAGGATCGAGGACGGGAACAACTTCGGCGTTGAAATCCAGGAAAACGTTTTGTCTGATGTGATTTCCGTCCACGACGATGCTTGTGGCTACTACAGTCGCTTTTCTCGGTACTACTCAGGCAGAG CAAAATTGGTGTCAAAGGTGATCAAATATCCCGCCATCATTGACTATAGGAAGTCAATTGATGAAATGGACGAGAAGGAGTACTTCCAACTGAGTCTCATACTGGAGAAAATCAGGAACAAGTATACATTCCTTCATGATTTAATCAGGAAGAATCTGGACAAGCTAAAAAAGCCCAGGACATCTAATGACAACCAATTTTTATACTGA
- the LOC126264675 gene encoding uncharacterized protein LOC126264675 — protein MDVDDHYLMTKLKFEEYKNTVKEQSENFIINELPTFIIELEELLTNPQFQTPKDNSVPTPGDLVTKNSQLTQIMDVIKPFLLQLTEGCNLLVTWMSFQSVKITCQSTADNVIESDVMTGAQQIVTTRFKLFNRCLNYFGDRGKIVEDMFSYPNIAAYQRAIDEIDRKVHLALFKHLTNIKKLCCTLYDTSRNHLEKIKNPKPEGATDFST, from the exons ATGGATGTAGATGACCACTACTTGATGACCAAACTTAAG TTTgaggaatataaaaatactgtaAAAGAACAGTCAGAAAACTTCATCATTAATGAACTGCCAACGTTCATTATAGAACTAGAAGAACTCTTAACTAATCCACAGTTCCAAACACCTAAAGATAACAGCGTTCCAACACCAGGAGATTTGGTTACAAAAAACAGTCAACTGACGCAAATAATGGACGTCATTAAACCTTTTCTTTTGCAACTTACCGAGGGTTGCAATTTG CTTGTAACCTGGATGTCGTTCCAATCAGTTAAGATAACATGCCAAAGTACTGCTGATAATGTCATCGAATCTGATGTGATGACAGGTGCTCAGCAAATTGTGACAACCCGCTTCAAACTTTTCAACAGGTGCTTAAACTATTTTGGAGACAGAG GAAAAATCGTGGAAGACATGTTTAGTTACCCAAACATAGCTGCTTATCAACGGGCCATAGACGAAATCGATAGAAAAGTACATTTGGCATTATTCAAACACCTCACTAATATAAAGAAGTTATGTTGTACTCTTTATGACACTTCCAGGAACCACttggagaaaattaaaaaccccAAACCTGAAGGTGCCACTGATTTTTCCACTTAA